The following proteins come from a genomic window of Halorussus halophilus:
- a CDS encoding DUF7576 family protein — MPTEERLAMTNDDRCTNCGDEIDTSQWYPVVTRTVDSEVQLYSFCDEDCRDDWTPDSP, encoded by the coding sequence ATGCCCACGGAGGAGCGACTCGCCATGACGAACGACGACCGTTGCACCAACTGCGGCGACGAAATAGACACGTCTCAGTGGTATCCGGTCGTCACGCGGACTGTCGATAGCGAGGTGCAACTGTACTCGTTCTGCGACGAGGACTGCCGCGACGACTGGACCCCAGACTCCCCATAA
- a CDS encoding DUF58 domain-containing protein: MTTTRKTDRWRGVVAAALFAGFVGLVGKRPLALLSAVVAVAFAVYPRVSPTLPVELDIERSVEEQPDSEGPADDGEVEVTVTIRNVGDRTLPDVRIIDGVPPMLSVVDGTARHAATLRPGKTTTFSYTVNTNHGRHQFDPATVLARDWSGATEVETTVATETEIDCTDGVPDVPLRQQTTDRVGPMPTDSGGAGIEFYRTRNYQHGDPMSRIDWNRLASSGELTTVDFRKERATSVVVCLDARRSAYRANEDEPHAVAHGVAAAENIVTALLESREQVGLAAIGEEFCWHPPGAGADHGTRIRNSLATHPALSAIPPEEDPAIEPQVTELKKRLASDTQLIVISPLADSFTTKTALELEAAGTAVTVVSPDVTDGETPGGKIARAQRENEIHSLRRAGVQVVDWNPDEQLGSAIAATKRRHA; the protein is encoded by the coding sequence ATGACGACGACCCGAAAGACCGACCGCTGGCGGGGCGTCGTCGCGGCGGCACTGTTCGCGGGATTCGTCGGTCTCGTCGGCAAGCGCCCGCTGGCGCTCCTCTCGGCCGTCGTCGCCGTCGCGTTCGCGGTGTATCCGCGTGTCTCGCCGACGCTCCCGGTGGAGTTGGACATCGAGCGGAGCGTCGAAGAGCAACCAGACAGCGAGGGACCTGCCGACGATGGCGAAGTCGAGGTGACCGTGACGATTCGAAACGTGGGCGACCGAACCCTCCCCGACGTGCGAATCATCGACGGCGTGCCGCCGATGCTCTCTGTCGTGGACGGGACTGCGCGCCACGCAGCGACCCTGCGCCCCGGCAAGACGACCACCTTCAGCTACACCGTCAACACGAACCACGGCCGCCACCAGTTCGACCCCGCGACCGTCCTCGCCCGCGACTGGAGCGGCGCGACGGAAGTCGAGACGACGGTCGCCACGGAGACGGAAATCGACTGCACCGACGGCGTGCCGGACGTGCCGCTCCGCCAGCAGACCACCGACCGCGTCGGCCCGATGCCGACCGACTCCGGCGGTGCAGGCATCGAGTTCTACCGGACGCGCAACTACCAGCACGGCGACCCGATGAGTCGCATCGACTGGAACCGACTGGCCAGTTCGGGCGAACTGACGACCGTGGACTTCCGGAAAGAGCGGGCGACCTCGGTCGTCGTCTGTCTCGACGCCAGACGGTCGGCTTACCGGGCGAACGAGGACGAACCACACGCCGTAGCCCACGGCGTCGCGGCCGCCGAGAACATCGTCACGGCGCTGTTGGAGTCGCGCGAACAGGTCGGTCTCGCGGCAATCGGCGAGGAGTTCTGCTGGCACCCGCCGGGAGCGGGGGCCGACCACGGCACGCGAATCCGTAACTCGCTGGCGACTCATCCCGCGCTCTCGGCGATTCCGCCCGAGGAGGACCCCGCAATCGAACCACAGGTGACCGAACTGAAGAAACGACTCGCGTCGGACACGCAACTCATCGTGATTTCCCCGCTCGCCGACTCGTTCACGACGAAGACCGCGCTCGAACTGGAAGCGGCGGGGACGGCCGTCACGGTCGTCAGCCCGGACGTGACCGACGGAGAGACGCCCGGCGGGAAGATAGCCCGCGCCCAGCGGGAGAACGAGATTCACTCGCTGCGGCGTGCTGGCGTGCAGGTCGTGGACTGGAACCCCGACGAGCAACTCGGCTCTGCCATCGCGGCGACGAAACGGAGGCACGCATGA
- a CDS encoding DUF7519 family protein translates to MSSEVRTVPDSATKVTHRPTALGSMLSVVAAVATVRLVAPSSSQFTPLAAVAGAAVVFAVGSAVRDRGSSFAGWSLVLVGVVAALGAVGYSVVAPPTFAQKIVLLPGVLGVAFVAVSFVPLRTGWERRVLAVGIGWLLASVMMAAVMNEATKMGMLGGMAAAILSWDAGKQAISLGEQVGREAETKMVSVVHSLASSVVAALAVGASIWLYDLNVTGVSLAGLALLLGAAITLAIALYN, encoded by the coding sequence ATGAGTAGCGAAGTACGAACCGTTCCGGACTCCGCGACCAAGGTGACCCACCGACCGACGGCGCTCGGGTCGATGCTGTCGGTCGTGGCGGCAGTCGCGACGGTGCGCTTGGTCGCGCCGAGTTCGTCTCAGTTCACGCCGCTGGCGGCCGTCGCAGGTGCGGCGGTCGTCTTCGCAGTCGGGTCGGCGGTCCGCGACCGCGGCAGTTCGTTCGCCGGGTGGTCGCTCGTCCTCGTCGGCGTCGTGGCCGCGCTCGGCGCGGTCGGCTACTCGGTCGTCGCACCGCCGACCTTCGCGCAGAAAATCGTCCTCCTCCCGGGCGTCCTCGGCGTCGCGTTCGTCGCGGTGTCGTTCGTTCCGCTCCGCACAGGCTGGGAGCGACGCGTGCTGGCGGTCGGCATCGGGTGGTTGCTCGCCAGCGTCATGATGGCCGCGGTAATGAACGAGGCGACCAAGATGGGGATGCTCGGAGGGATGGCCGCCGCGATTCTCTCGTGGGACGCTGGCAAGCAGGCCATTAGCCTCGGCGAGCAGGTCGGTAGGGAAGCCGAGACGAAGATGGTCTCGGTGGTTCATAGCTTGGCGAGTAGCGTCGTCGCGGCGCTGGCAGTCGGGGCGTCGATTTGGCTCTACGATTTGAACGTGACCGGCGTCTCGCTGGCGGGGTTGGCGTTGCTATTGGGTGCGGCGATTACGCTCGCGATTGCGCTGTACAATTAG
- a CDS encoding PAS domain S-box protein, whose product MTTSDPSWGGAAHLTSILDRTTDAVFAFDDEWRYVYVNAVGDEMSRQNVGLSSDDLLGEVLWDVLPELKETELYERGDEAMETQQPVTFEEAYDPTESWFEVRLFPSPEGLSVHVRDVTEQKQLEADKRAVEREKEATLDRVSDTVWALDEECRYTYLNQGARELAREWGSSNPEELVGTVVWEAFPDATDLCVYEAVNRAFDTQQRVEIIDHLDKIDRCFETQIYPSPSGVTIYSRDVTEQKRRESELEQYERILDTITDGVCVLDEEANFVLVNDAFVKLVGHTRLELLDADLSLLVGDETMRRAQEMRNEMSPGESETVEVEHRVGGAALDFEVQLTPFPVDGELTGTVGVVRDVSERKQLEAELDEITDRITDGFYALTPDWRVVYWNDEMEHRLGVSSDEIVGENILDVFPELRENVAYTRFVEAMETQEASTFQSYAPRWDKWTEISVYPSEAGLSIYSRDITERKARERELGETKERLELALAGTETGVWERDVGTDEIVWDETVERIFGLEPGTFEETYDAFLDYVHPEDRTPLQRATEQALEADETLSVEYRITREDGTRRWIESRGNVHHNEDGCSDRFVGVLRDVTEQKERERDLEQYETIVETASDGIYALDPQLRFTMVNDAFVEMTGYDYEELLGNDLSLVADSSAFEKGRALRDQLRDGDREVGVVADEMLRAGGTRLPVEARIALLETDDEYVGSVGVTRDVSERVVYERELEDRTERLESLIDSGPLVVYTLDPDGIFTLSEGAGLDRLGVERGEVVGQSVFDVYESYPEITDLHERALAGETVQRTVAVQDLVFDNTVRPIFGEDGDIERVVGVAFDITDRRRYEDALTALHGTAQKLLGVQTRADVYQEVLDAADDVADLPFTCIYVPDEEAGVLRPTMAATGVAEELEDPPTVPIEGSIVGTVYETREPTVFEDIHDSPELYDESYPSKSGMFVPLGDYGVLASGAQEPGVFDESARRLAELLAATAEAALDRIEHERELTSWAERLESVVENAPLLVYALDSDGQYTLLEGAGLDALGLETGEFVGQSVFETCADDERLVDAHKRALGGESVHAVAERRGLTFENWCRPIFDGDEVVRVIGVGLDITERAQYEDALAALHRSSRDLLHARTDDDVATKVVEGSDEILDLTGVVVYLFDEDETLLRPVAHSEDVPLLVGEPPAFGPESSIVWNTFVTGETASFDDVRDSEDVANENTSIRSGLYIPLGNHGVLTVISPEVGFFDEQTAELVDLFATTAETSLDRVAREQAIKDHQWELQQQASRLEQLNEITEQLRRVERVLVFESSRADIEQAVCEQLTASDRFSFAWIGEQTDGGVEPRTWAGNELGYLDSATCSDEPATNTLRTREPTVVENVADGLRSEPWRSEALSRGFQSVISVPLVYDELVYGVLSVYATRADGFDPMFQTVFAELGDTIAHAIDAAEAKQGLLTDDVVELDLRIPRAADPLARLARETGGVTRFEGLVPGVNGERLFFSVADASVDSVIAAAESSVVVSSIRVVSDREESSLFEMTVDGPLLATVLSDHGAVPHEIETDGDQTRVVVELSRAVDVRSFVEALRVRYPETELAARRDHERSLQTRETFRDDVDAAMTDRQHEVLQTAYLSGYFDTPRQSTGEEVAAVLGITQPTFANHLRGGERKLFELLYGS is encoded by the coding sequence ATGACAACTTCTGACCCTTCGTGGGGTGGCGCGGCCCACCTCACGAGCATCCTCGACCGGACCACCGACGCGGTGTTCGCCTTCGACGACGAGTGGCGATACGTGTACGTCAACGCCGTGGGCGACGAGATGAGTCGCCAAAACGTCGGGCTATCGAGCGACGACTTACTCGGCGAGGTACTCTGGGACGTCCTCCCCGAACTGAAAGAGACCGAACTGTACGAGCGTGGGGACGAGGCGATGGAGACCCAGCAACCGGTCACGTTCGAGGAGGCGTACGACCCCACGGAGTCGTGGTTCGAAGTTCGGCTCTTCCCCTCTCCGGAAGGACTGTCGGTCCACGTCCGCGACGTGACCGAGCAAAAACAGCTCGAAGCCGACAAGCGGGCGGTAGAGCGAGAGAAAGAAGCGACGCTCGACCGGGTGAGCGACACCGTCTGGGCGCTCGACGAGGAGTGTCGATACACGTATCTCAATCAGGGGGCACGCGAGTTAGCTCGGGAATGGGGTAGTTCGAACCCGGAGGAACTCGTCGGGACCGTCGTCTGGGAGGCGTTTCCCGACGCGACTGATCTCTGTGTCTACGAAGCGGTGAATCGTGCGTTCGATACCCAACAGCGCGTAGAAATTATCGACCATCTCGACAAAATCGACCGCTGTTTCGAGACTCAAATCTATCCGTCTCCCTCTGGCGTGACCATCTACTCACGTGACGTGACCGAACAGAAGCGCCGCGAGTCCGAACTCGAACAGTACGAGCGGATCCTCGACACCATCACCGACGGCGTCTGCGTGCTCGACGAGGAGGCAAACTTCGTCCTCGTCAACGACGCGTTCGTCAAGTTGGTCGGCCACACCAGATTGGAGTTGTTGGACGCCGACCTCTCGCTACTCGTCGGCGACGAGACCATGCGCCGGGCACAGGAGATGCGAAACGAGATGTCGCCGGGCGAGAGCGAAACCGTCGAGGTCGAACACAGAGTCGGCGGGGCGGCCCTCGACTTCGAAGTACAGTTGACCCCGTTCCCGGTCGATGGCGAGTTGACCGGAACGGTCGGCGTCGTCCGCGACGTGAGCGAGCGCAAGCAGTTGGAGGCCGAACTCGACGAAATCACAGACCGTATCACGGACGGCTTCTACGCGCTCACGCCCGACTGGCGGGTCGTCTACTGGAACGACGAGATGGAACACCGACTCGGCGTCTCCAGCGACGAAATCGTCGGCGAGAACATCCTAGACGTTTTCCCAGAGTTGCGCGAGAACGTCGCGTACACCCGATTCGTCGAGGCGATGGAGACCCAAGAGGCGAGTACGTTCCAGTCGTACGCGCCTCGGTGGGACAAGTGGACCGAAATCAGCGTCTACCCCTCCGAAGCAGGACTGTCAATCTACTCCCGGGACATCACCGAACGGAAAGCGCGCGAGCGGGAACTCGGGGAGACGAAAGAGCGGTTGGAACTCGCACTCGCAGGGACCGAGACCGGTGTCTGGGAGCGCGACGTCGGAACGGACGAGATCGTCTGGGACGAGACGGTAGAACGTATCTTCGGACTGGAACCCGGCACCTTCGAGGAGACCTACGACGCCTTTCTCGACTACGTCCACCCCGAGGACCGAACCCCGCTCCAGCGAGCGACAGAACAGGCACTCGAAGCCGACGAGACGCTCTCGGTCGAGTACCGTATCACCCGAGAAGACGGCACTCGGCGATGGATAGAATCGAGAGGCAACGTCCACCACAACGAAGACGGTTGCTCCGACAGATTCGTCGGTGTTCTCCGCGACGTGACCGAACAGAAAGAGCGCGAACGAGACCTCGAACAGTACGAGACCATCGTCGAGACTGCGAGCGACGGCATCTACGCACTCGACCCGCAGTTACGGTTCACGATGGTCAACGACGCGTTCGTCGAGATGACGGGGTACGACTACGAGGAGTTGCTGGGCAACGATCTTTCGCTCGTCGCCGACTCCAGTGCATTCGAGAAGGGTCGGGCGTTACGCGACCAACTCCGCGATGGCGACCGAGAGGTCGGCGTCGTTGCCGACGAGATGCTTCGTGCGGGCGGGACTCGACTTCCCGTGGAAGCACGAATCGCGCTCCTAGAGACCGACGACGAGTACGTCGGCTCTGTCGGGGTCACCCGCGACGTCTCCGAGCGCGTCGTCTACGAGCGCGAACTGGAGGACAGGACCGAGCGATTGGAGTCGCTCATCGACAGCGGTCCGCTCGTCGTCTACACGCTCGACCCGGACGGCATCTTCACGCTCTCGGAGGGGGCGGGTCTCGACAGACTCGGCGTCGAACGAGGCGAAGTCGTCGGCCAGTCGGTCTTCGACGTGTACGAATCGTATCCCGAAATCACCGACCTGCACGAACGCGCCCTCGCAGGTGAGACGGTCCAGCGAACCGTGGCAGTTCAGGACCTCGTCTTCGACAACACCGTTCGCCCCATCTTCGGCGAGGACGGCGACATCGAGCGCGTGGTCGGCGTCGCGTTCGACATCACCGACCGCCGCAGATACGAAGACGCGCTCACGGCACTCCACGGCACCGCCCAGAAGCTCTTGGGCGTCCAGACGAGAGCGGACGTGTATCAGGAGGTGCTCGACGCCGCCGACGACGTGGCCGACCTCCCGTTCACCTGCATCTACGTCCCCGACGAAGAAGCGGGCGTCCTCAGGCCCACGATGGCCGCGACAGGGGTCGCCGAGGAACTCGAAGACCCACCGACGGTCCCTATCGAGGGAAGCATCGTCGGCACCGTCTACGAGACGCGGGAGCCGACCGTGTTCGAGGACATCCACGACTCGCCCGAGTTGTACGACGAGTCGTACCCCTCGAAGAGTGGCATGTTCGTCCCGCTCGGCGACTACGGCGTTCTCGCAAGCGGCGCTCAGGAGCCGGGAGTGTTCGACGAGAGTGCCCGCCGTTTGGCCGAACTACTGGCCGCGACGGCGGAAGCCGCACTCGACCGCATCGAACACGAACGCGAACTCACGTCGTGGGCCGAACGACTCGAATCGGTGGTCGAGAACGCGCCGCTGTTGGTGTACGCCCTCGACAGCGACGGGCAGTACACGCTCCTAGAGGGTGCAGGACTCGACGCACTCGGCCTCGAAACGGGCGAATTCGTCGGCCAGTCCGTCTTCGAGACCTGTGCGGACGACGAACGACTCGTGGACGCCCACAAACGGGCACTCGGCGGGGAGTCGGTCCACGCCGTCGCCGAACGGCGGGGACTCACCTTCGAGAACTGGTGTCGGCCCATCTTCGACGGCGACGAAGTCGTCCGAGTCATCGGCGTCGGTCTCGACATCACCGAGCGCGCACAGTACGAGGACGCACTGGCCGCACTCCACCGGTCCAGCAGAGACCTGCTACACGCCAGAACCGACGACGACGTTGCGACCAAAGTGGTCGAAGGCAGCGACGAAATCCTCGACTTGACCGGTGTCGTCGTCTACCTCTTCGACGAGGACGAGACTCTGCTCCGACCGGTCGCACACTCCGAAGACGTGCCATTACTCGTCGGCGAACCTCCGGCGTTCGGCCCGGAGTCGAGCATCGTTTGGAACACGTTCGTCACGGGCGAGACGGCCTCGTTCGACGACGTGCGCGACTCTGAAGACGTCGCCAACGAGAACACCTCGATTCGAAGCGGCCTGTACATCCCACTCGGAAACCACGGCGTGTTGACGGTCATCTCGCCAGAAGTCGGATTCTTCGACGAGCAGACGGCCGAACTCGTGGACCTGTTCGCGACGACTGCAGAGACGTCGTTAGACCGGGTCGCCCGCGAGCAGGCTATCAAGGACCACCAGTGGGAACTACAACAGCAAGCCAGTCGCCTCGAACAACTGAACGAAATCACGGAACAACTCCGCCGGGTCGAGCGCGTCCTCGTGTTCGAGAGTAGTCGCGCCGACATCGAGCAGGCCGTCTGTGAACAACTTACCGCGAGCGACCGCTTCTCGTTCGCATGGATCGGCGAACAGACAGACGGCGGCGTCGAACCGCGCACGTGGGCCGGGAACGAACTCGGCTACCTCGACAGCGCGACCTGCTCCGACGAACCGGCAACCAATACGTTACGGACCCGCGAACCGACCGTGGTCGAGAACGTCGCCGACGGCTTGCGGAGCGAACCGTGGCGCAGCGAGGCCCTCTCGCGTGGCTTCCAGTCGGTCATCAGCGTGCCACTCGTCTACGACGAGTTAGTGTACGGCGTGCTGAGCGTCTACGCGACTCGCGCCGACGGCTTCGACCCGATGTTCCAAACGGTCTTCGCGGAACTCGGCGACACTATCGCGCACGCCATCGACGCCGCCGAGGCAAAGCAGGGACTGCTGACCGACGACGTGGTCGAACTCGACCTCCGGATTCCGCGGGCGGCCGACCCGCTTGCGCGTCTCGCCCGAGAGACCGGCGGTGTGACCCGATTCGAAGGACTGGTCCCCGGCGTCAACGGCGAGCGACTGTTCTTCTCGGTGGCAGATGCCTCGGTCGATAGCGTAATCGCGGCGGCCGAGTCGTCAGTCGTCGTCTCGTCGATTCGGGTCGTCTCCGACCGCGAAGAGAGCAGTCTCTTCGAGATGACTGTCGATGGCCCCCTGCTGGCGACCGTTCTCAGCGACCACGGTGCCGTCCCCCACGAAATCGAGACCGACGGCGACCAGACGCGCGTCGTGGTCGAACTCTCGCGGGCCGTGGACGTGCGCTCGTTCGTCGAAGCGCTCCGCGTCCGATACCCCGAGACGGAACTCGCGGCGCGGCGCGACCACGAACGCTCGCTCCAGACGCGCGAAACCTTCCGCGACGACGTGGACGCCGCGATGACCGACCGCCAGCACGAAGTCCTCCAGACGGCCTATCTGAGCGGCTACTTCGACACGCCACGACAATCGACCGGCGAAGAAGTCGCGGCAGTGCTGGGCATCACGCAACCGACGTTCGCCAACCACCTCCGGGGCGGCGAGCGGAAACTGTTCGAGTTGCTCTACGGAAGCTAG
- a CDS encoding DUF4129 domain-containing protein, whose product MNDMLVSVAVGLLCIAAVGMSATTLDSSVSTEPDDIISHEQFPISREDAAELKREVKSDGTNDQQGNDQQSEQSQKKVASENGDKEANKQTDGQSQTRKQPEQKQVNEQVSVQKESLIDRLIDFLKKWGPILLVVALVVGLAYRYRERLLALAAALVPQGSDSDDDSGPDRPWKDVDPRDEISRAWLAIARRTNVDSPRAKTTSEYADAAVEQGLDPDAVETVTREFEEVRYRGAEVTEERERRAKESRQELDNTSEDGISGNSDARNRDRRFGGNRDSPAGGDD is encoded by the coding sequence ATGAATGATATGCTCGTCTCGGTCGCTGTCGGTCTGCTATGCATCGCCGCGGTCGGTATGTCGGCGACGACGCTCGACTCGTCCGTCTCGACCGAACCCGACGACATCATCAGCCACGAACAGTTCCCCATCAGCAGGGAGGACGCGGCGGAACTGAAAAGAGAGGTCAAGTCCGACGGGACGAACGACCAACAGGGCAACGACCAACAGAGTGAACAGAGCCAGAAGAAGGTGGCGAGCGAGAACGGCGACAAGGAGGCGAACAAGCAGACTGACGGCCAGAGTCAGACCAGAAAGCAGCCAGAGCAAAAGCAGGTGAACGAACAGGTTAGCGTGCAGAAAGAGAGTCTGATAGACCGTCTCATCGACTTCCTGAAGAAGTGGGGCCCGATACTGCTCGTCGTCGCGCTCGTCGTGGGACTGGCGTACCGCTATCGAGAGCGACTGCTCGCACTAGCCGCGGCGCTCGTGCCACAGGGCAGTGACAGCGACGACGACTCTGGTCCCGACAGACCGTGGAAAGACGTAGACCCCCGCGACGAAATCTCGCGAGCGTGGTTGGCCATCGCCCGCCGGACGAACGTCGATAGCCCACGAGCGAAGACCACGTCAGAATACGCCGACGCAGCCGTCGAACAGGGACTGGACCCCGACGCCGTCGAGACGGTCACCCGCGAGTTCGAAGAAGTTCGGTACCGCGGTGCCGAAGTCACCGAAGAGCGAGAGCGCCGCGCGAAAGAGAGTCGCCAGGAATTGGACAACACCAGCGAAGACGGAATCAGCGGCAACTCTGACGCGAGAAATCGCGACAGACGCTTCGGAGGAAATCGAGACAGCCCCGCCGGAGGTGACGACTGA
- a CDS encoding AAA family ATPase: MEASEASSRCTDVLTEVSNAVIADEDVLETVLTGFLARGHVLLEDVPGTGKTLTARSFASALGLSFSRIQFTPDLLPADVTGTHVFNEQDRSFEFNEGPIFANIVLADEINRAPPKTQSALLEAMGEGQVTVDGETHDLPDPFFVLATQNPVEQEGTFPLPEAQKDRFIIKTNLGYPDADGELEILNRRVSRTARTPSAETVCTPKAVESMQSAPEEVDVALDVRKYITSISRATRDDPRVKAGASPRGTERLMEVARARAALDGRDYVTPDDVKRVAKPGLAHRLVLTPDAKVDNVKKKTIVENVLEDVEVPTVN; this comes from the coding sequence ATGGAGGCGAGCGAAGCGAGTAGTCGCTGTACCGACGTGTTGACCGAGGTGTCGAACGCGGTCATCGCAGACGAAGACGTGCTGGAGACCGTTCTGACCGGCTTTCTCGCCCGTGGGCACGTCCTGCTCGAAGACGTGCCGGGCACCGGTAAGACCCTGACCGCGCGGAGTTTCGCGTCGGCGCTCGGACTCTCCTTTTCCCGTATCCAGTTCACGCCGGACTTGCTTCCGGCGGACGTGACCGGCACGCACGTGTTCAACGAGCAAGACCGTTCCTTCGAGTTCAACGAAGGCCCCATCTTCGCCAACATCGTCCTCGCGGACGAGATTAATCGTGCGCCACCGAAGACCCAGTCGGCACTGCTGGAGGCCATGGGCGAGGGGCAGGTGACGGTAGACGGCGAGACGCACGACTTGCCGGACCCCTTCTTCGTCCTCGCCACGCAGAACCCCGTCGAGCAGGAGGGGACCTTCCCGCTCCCGGAAGCCCAGAAAGACCGCTTCATCATCAAGACGAACCTCGGCTATCCCGACGCCGACGGCGAACTCGAAATCCTGAACCGGCGCGTCTCCCGAACCGCGCGAACGCCGAGTGCCGAGACGGTCTGCACGCCAAAGGCGGTCGAATCCATGCAGAGCGCGCCCGAGGAAGTCGATGTCGCACTCGACGTGCGCAAGTACATCACGTCTATCTCGCGGGCGACCCGCGACGACCCGCGCGTGAAGGCGGGTGCCTCGCCCCGCGGCACGGAGCGACTGATGGAAGTCGCCCGCGCCCGCGCGGCCCTCGACGGCCGGGACTACGTCACGCCGGACGACGTGAAGCGAGTCGCCAAACCGGGACTCGCTCACCGACTCGTGCTGACGCCGGACGCGAAGGTGGACAACGTGAAGAAGAAGACTATCGTCGAGAACGTGCTGGAAGACGTGGAAGTGCCGACGGTGAACTAG
- a CDS encoding DUF7269 family protein, translating into MKFVRYALGLVGSAVALLAFASVLGTPIPLPVDAAVSAVGNDYQFVVAFGIAAGVVVLGVLGQRTVEGVSQSTPPAPERVTSGPAPGAEYDQYAESGLSIRERLFGDGGEEVRAELRETAVKTTMRTEDCDRETAIERVESGSWTDDETAAAFVGGSVSTGVGARIGGALRGESGFQRGIRRTADAIDRKAEEVRR; encoded by the coding sequence ATGAAATTCGTTCGCTACGCACTCGGTCTGGTCGGTAGTGCCGTCGCGCTCTTAGCATTCGCGTCGGTACTGGGGACGCCAATCCCGCTTCCGGTCGATGCGGCCGTCTCGGCGGTGGGCAACGACTACCAGTTCGTCGTCGCATTCGGCATTGCGGCGGGCGTGGTCGTCCTCGGAGTACTCGGCCAGCGAACCGTCGAGGGCGTCTCTCAATCGACGCCGCCCGCTCCCGAGCGAGTCACCTCCGGACCCGCGCCCGGTGCCGAGTACGACCAGTACGCCGAGAGTGGCCTGAGCATTCGGGAGCGACTGTTCGGCGACGGCGGCGAGGAAGTCCGTGCCGAACTGCGCGAAACCGCGGTGAAGACGACGATGCGCACCGAGGACTGCGACCGTGAGACCGCAATCGAACGCGTCGAGTCGGGGTCGTGGACCGACGACGAGACTGCCGCCGCGTTCGTCGGCGGTTCGGTCAGCACCGGCGTCGGCGCGAGAATCGGTGGGGCGCTCCGCGGCGAGAGCGGGTTCCAGCGCGGAATTCGCAGGACTGCGGACGCAATCGACCGCAAGGCCGAGGAGGTGCGCCGATGA
- a CDS encoding HalOD1 output domain-containing protein — MTTKPPDTVRLSRADATVSELVVEAISICVGAEPTDLGVTLYDVVDPDALDRLFGVQTDGTPRVGGQVTFSIADCTVEVTDETVSATPNQLA, encoded by the coding sequence ATGACCACGAAACCGCCCGATACCGTTCGCCTCTCCCGTGCGGACGCGACGGTGAGCGAACTCGTCGTCGAAGCCATCAGCATCTGTGTCGGTGCGGAACCGACAGACCTCGGCGTGACGCTGTACGACGTCGTAGACCCCGACGCGCTGGACCGACTCTTCGGCGTGCAGACCGACGGCACGCCACGGGTCGGTGGTCAGGTCACGTTCTCGATTGCCGATTGTACCGTCGAAGTCACCGACGAGACCGTCAGCGCGACGCCGAACCAACTCGCGTGA